In Oncorhynchus masou masou isolate Uvic2021 unplaced genomic scaffold, UVic_Omas_1.1 unplaced_scaffold_3867, whole genome shotgun sequence, one DNA window encodes the following:
- the LOC135534721 gene encoding ras-related protein Rab-8A-like, which produces MAKTYDYLFKLLLIGDSGVGKTCVLFRFSEDAFNSTFISTIGIDFKIRTIELDNKKIKLQIWDTAGQERFRTITTAYYRGAMGIMLVYDITNEKSFENIKNWIRNIEEHASADVEKMVLGNKCDINDKRQVSKDRGEKLALEYGIKFMETSAKANINVENSFLTLARDIKSKMDTKLEGSSPQGSSHKVKISQPQKKSSFFRCALL; this is translated from the exons ATGGCGAAGACGTACGATTATTTGTTTAAGTTACTGCTAATCGGAGACTCCGGTGTCGGCAAAACCTGCGTGCTGTTCAGGTTCTCAGAGGATGCTTTTAACTCGACATTCATCTCTACCATAG GCATTGACTTTAAGATTAGAACGATAGAGCTAGACAACAAGAAGATAAAGTTACAGATATG GGACACAGCAGGGCAGGAGCGATTTCGAACAATCACAACAGCATACTACAGAGGCGCGATG GGTATCATGCTAGTCTATGACATCACCAACGAGAAGTCCTTTGAAAACATAAAGAACTGGATACGGAATATAGAGGAG CATGCATCGGCTGATGTTGAAAAGATGGTCCTCGGTAACAAATGTGACATCAATGACAAACGGCAGGTGTCCAAAGACCGGGGAGAGAAA CTGGCGCTGGAGTACGGTATTAAGTTCATGGAGACTAGTGCAAAGGCCAACATCAACGTGGAAAACTCGTTTTTGACACTTGCCAGAGACATCAAATCAAAGATGGACACAAAATTG GAGGGCAGCAGTCCTCAGGGGAGCAGCCACAAGGTGAAGATCTCTCAGCCCCAGAAGAAGAGCAGCTTCTTCCGCTGTGCCCTACTGTGA